The DNA segment TTCAGATAACTTCAAcaggccaaagtttcaaatatcTAGTGTGACCCCCCTTTCCACTTAGCATATCTTGAACTCTGCAAACCCACGGGCTGCATTTCTGCCAGTGGTGTTGGGGATATTGCCCAAATAGTTGGAATCCTGAATACTGAGAAGAACAGACAAATTTTAATACACCGTGCAATTCCTTCTGGAAACCATCTGATTGGAAATGGGTTTACTTTTTCAGCATGACAATGATCCCAGGCATACTACAAGTGCAGTGAAGTcatatttggagaaaaaacagctgataaaacATAGAAACAGTGATGGAGTGGCCTCCACAGAGTCCAGGTCCAAACATTACAAAAGCAGTATGGGATCACCTGGACAGagaaaggaatttaaaaaataaagataaaaaactgCCCGtgtctaaaaaaaaagctatgggAAGTGCTAAAGCAGGCTTGGTATAATATACCATAAGTTTATACAAAACGCCATGATTCCTCCAAAACCTCCAGGGTATgtttagttttccaaaattttCTTGGCCAGGAAATTgcatttgcaaattccatgactattCCAGTTTCAGGATAGATTGCCAAGGAGAGTTCAAGTGGTGCTTTGTGTAAAGGGAGGTCACATTAAATATTGAAAGACTGAACAAAGccattttagtttgatttttttttttttttttttttggtgttttcatgcATTGCACATGTTCTTTCATTCTTTGCTTGTAACTTAATGAAGACgttgaaaaataaagacatatatATCCCCATTACAACGGTGCTAAAACAACAACTCTATAGTGACCtgagacttttgcacagtagtAAACTTGATTAATCATGTAAGTACCGGTCATTTGCATTGTCTATCTATTTATCATACGTAGTCATTTTCTATATATCAGTATTGcgattaacatttttatgtaacagTGACTTCCACTGTTACTGGTGACATTACACTACTACTAAATCTTTGCTTTGTGTGAGCAACAGTGCAGGTGaagtaatacaaaatatttgttctttCTGCAGATACGCAACATGGTGGCTGTATTGGAGGTAATTTCCTGTCTTGAGAAGTATCCTATCACCAAAGAAGCACTTGAGGTAAGACTATTGACTCTGTGTGAGCTACTAGTTATTAGGGTTGGGTATCGGTGGGGATTTTTCAGATATCTGTGCCAAAACAGTAGTTTTGAAATGTACCTGTGCCATAACGGTACCTGAACTgataccttttttaaaataaagcacaaaacgATGGGTTAGCAACGTGAAAGAATGACTCTTTTTATTGCAAAGGCCAATTTGAACTGGAAGTTGTACACATTATCTCTGAACAGTTTAAAGTacacttaaatatataaatatgaatcaaTACTAAATACTAttaacaaatacatacacataacTCATTAGCCCAATCAATAAAACTCTACCCAACGACAATAATTTAACACTTAATAACAATTACAGGACTACTgacagcaaaatacattttgagtttGGATCAACTATTGTCTCCTAACCTCTTGAGAGACTCGGCAGCCAGCAACTCCTCCACCATCTGATTCGGAGTGACTGAGACTGTCATTACAATCAGGATAGCTTGTCCACCTTAAAAGAGCCTGGTCAGTTTCAATGTACGGGTAACTTTGGGGCTAACCACCCTCACGTCAATCAGCAGCTGACACGCAAAACACAGGAGCTTGTCTTGGGTCTTGATAAGTTGTCGCATTTATTCATTGACAAACagcctcaaatgtttttcacaCACTACTGCAAGGTTTAATTGATACTCTCTACTCCAGTCGCTGCAGCCTCACTgccacactctctctctctctctgccacacaCTCGCTGCGCACATAATTTTGCACTGAAATGAGGCACTGAATTCGGTCATGATTTGGCCCGGTAGATACCAGTTGAATAAGCACAGGTGCCATAGTAGCACTGGGTTCCGGTACCCAACCCTACTAGTTCTTGCAGAAATTGTGTTGCTTAATTTGTTTCTAACTCTCACACATAATTTATGTAGGAAACTCGACTCGGAAAATTGATCAATGATGTAAGGAAGAAGACCAAGGATGAAGACCTTGCCAAGCGTGCTAAGAAACTCTTGAGGGCCTGGCAAAAGCTGATCGAACCTGGGCCAGCTGTTGCTGTGAGTGTGCCTGGGTCTACCAATGGCAGTTCTCACCCCTGCAGGACGGATGCCTCTCCTCCTGACATTTCTGTTTCAGGGAAGGGCGTCCCAGAAGTTAAAATCAGAAACGATGTTCACAACACATACTCACCAAAAGCTGAGAAATCAAGCAGCCGCAAACGCCGAGCAGAGCACAGAGACAGTGGAGTGCACTTACCAGAAAAAATCTCCAAGATGTCTTCGTTTGATAACTCTGTTTCACCACCACCCACCAATGGGATCGCAGGCAGTCCTGATGCCCTGCTTGACCAGCAAGTCGTCCCGTCTCCTGACAGATCTCGTATAGAGCACCTTGATAATGATAAAATCAACAGAATTCCGGTTAATGCTGTCAAGCCTCGCCCCAGCTCCCCAGGAGTGGCCAAACTACCTAGCACTTCCTCAATGATCAAGGTTGCTGTGATGCAGCAACAGGCCAGATTGGacgagggaggaggaggaggggcgtATTATCAAGCCAAAAGTCCCCGTGGCCTCACTACCAGTCCGAGGAACCTGAAGCAAGACGCAGTGACCAAGCGCTCTTCATATGCACCTAAAGGAACGCCTATCCCAAGCCCCTCCTCTAGGGACTCTCCATTGTCTTTGTCCCAGCCTGTGTCCTCCCCTGCCCAAGCATCTTACGCTGACAAGCTGCCACATTCTTCTCATAGGTCTTCAATGCACTGGGCCAGTTCGTCAGAAGTCCCTTCTCATTGCCCTTCACAAGACATATCTGCAACACTGGAATCCCCATCAGTCTCCCCTTCACCCTCTCACCTCCAACACAACTCAGAACTACACAGACCGACATCTGAGGGAGCCATGTCTGTGTCTGACGACACAGATGGGACATCGGGTTCCAACTCAGAGCAAAAAAGGCGGAAGTACAGGTCAAGAGACTATTCTGTCAACCTAGATGGCCAGAAACTCGAGGATACGACTAAACCTGTACGGTTAAAAGAACGCAGATTAACATTTGACCCCGTCACAGGTCAGATCAAACCTCTGGTACATAAAGAACCTTCTCAAACAGAGGATGCCCCCACTCCTGACCCTGCTGAGTCTAGGCAGAGAACTGAAAGCACTGTTCAACAGCCTGCTGTCCTCCCCCCGGTCCCTGCCCTGGCCCCAGCCACAGCCACAGCCACAGCCACAGCCCCAGCCCCCGCCCCAGCCCCAGCCCCAGCCCCAGCCCCAGCCCCAGCCCCAGGTCCCAGCCCAAACCCTTTCCATCAAACAAACTGGAAAGAGCTGTCCAGAAATGAAATCATCCAGTCCTACTTGAACCTTCAGAGTAATGTGCTCACCTCGTCTGGGGTCCAGGCCCCGAGTGCGCACTTTTTCATGTCAGAGTATCTGAAAAGGGAAGAACAGGAGATCAAGGAGTCACGGAAGATACATgtcctgcagacagacagctcaGTAGGGGATTTACCGGGCTTGAGCCGGGATGTGACAGACGATGACCTGGACAGGGTACAAACAAAGCACTGGCCGGGGGTGAACGGTTGTTATGACACCAATGGCACCTGGTATGATTGGACAGAGTGCATATCATTGGACCCTCACGGGGATGAAAGCAAATTGAACATCCTGCCATATGTTTGCCTAGACTGAGGGGTTTGAGAAGGTTGCTGTCCTTTTTCCActcctttctttgtctctccGCAGAGACAAGAcactttgtgattttgttttgtccacTGTGAGTTCGGCAACAGCCAGGCCTGCTAAActccccaaccccccccccccccgatgCCTCTCCTTTTTCTTGTGATAACTAAAGAAGTTTTTGTATAAAAAGAGTAAAGATTAAAAGAGTAGTTGAGTTTGTAATAACAagggctgtttctgttttatttttcaaactgaaagCCACAGGAATGATGAGGCCCTGGCTGCAGAGTGCTGCTACTAACACTGAAGGCAAGAATGAGAGGACAGAATTATCCCAGACAGCCGGAAATGGTGTTATGATGTGAATATTGGATGTTCTTAATAAGCTTGGGCGGTACCTGTTTTCTACACTATGTTCTGCAGGCTGTCTCGCTATTTTCGGTCTACTCAATAAGCAATACACTCacgagatgtcaacaaaaggtaATATTCTTACACCAGTTTTCCTTATTCTCTTTTACTGAAATTAAGGCTTCTGCGTCATGGaacctgtctttttttgttttcatttcggCGCCCATGTTAACAGGTGAGAGGAGCCACGCTGACAGAGTTAGCAGCACTGCTCAGCTGTGGCACATCTAGAGCAAGGGAGTCTCGCCAATTTTTTTCCGCATGATGCttgtggttttcagcaaaaatagcCAGCGAAAACGGTCATTTGATAATCATATTAACTCTATACtaccttttactacagtttcaatgtccttatctgtcacagacatgaggaaaaacacatttctctgttttgatCCACGTTTCTGACAGTGTTTGTCAACAGACACAAGTggtgacacaaggcattttactcTCAAACGTTAGCAGGGCCGTGTTGTTGACAGTGCAGTAGCTTGCACGCCTCATAAATGAGTGGAGcgtgtgcttttaattgtggaaatacagtagttataaCAGTAGCAACCTCGCGGCAGAGCTGCAACAACAAATGCCAACGTGAACACGCTGCTTACGCACGCAGTGTGGCCTGAACATAACCTCCAGGGCATGTAAtgcacactgcatgcaaaacgTCCTCAATACAGCCTCTCCAGTGAAATTAAGAAAAGGAT comes from the Plectropomus leopardus isolate mb chromosome 12, YSFRI_Pleo_2.0, whole genome shotgun sequence genome and includes:
- the crsp7 gene encoding mediator of RNA polymerase II transcription subunit 26 — translated: MTTVLATPQQMKDRLLQAIDSHSNIRNMVAVLEVISCLEKYPITKEALEETRLGKLINDVRKKTKDEDLAKRAKKLLRAWQKLIEPGPAVAVSVPGSTNGSSHPCRTDASPPDISVSGKGVPEVKIRNDVHNTYSPKAEKSSSRKRRAEHRDSGVHLPEKISKMSSFDNSVSPPPTNGIAGSPDALLDQQVVPSPDRSRIEHLDNDKINRIPVNAVKPRPSSPGVAKLPSTSSMIKVAVMQQQARLDEGGGGGAYYQAKSPRGLTTSPRNLKQDAVTKRSSYAPKGTPIPSPSSRDSPLSLSQPVSSPAQASYADKLPHSSHRSSMHWASSSEVPSHCPSQDISATLESPSVSPSPSHLQHNSELHRPTSEGAMSVSDDTDGTSGSNSEQKRRKYRSRDYSVNLDGQKLEDTTKPVRLKERRLTFDPVTGQIKPLVHKEPSQTEDAPTPDPAESRQRTESTVQQPAVLPPVPALAPATATATATAPAPAPAPAPAPAPAPAPGPSPNPFHQTNWKELSRNEIIQSYLNLQSNVLTSSGVQAPSAHFFMSEYLKREEQEIKESRKIHVLQTDSSVGDLPGLSRDVTDDDLDRVQTKHWPGVNGCYDTNGTWYDWTECISLDPHGDESKLNILPYVCLD